GAACTGCACGACGCCCGGACCCGTCGACCAGGCCGACACATAGAGGAAGTGGACCGGAACCGGGTTGACGACCTGCACCGGCGTGTTCTCGCCGGTCTTGATGGTCGCCTCGAAATGCTGGCGGTCCCAGCCGGGTGTGTCGCGCAGGATCCATGTGACGAGGTCGCGCACGTTCTGGACACGCACGCAGCCCGAAGAATCGAAGCGCATCATCTTGCCGAACAGGCTTTGCTGCGGCGTATCGTGCATGTAGACGCCGTCGGGGCTGGGGAAGTTGATCTTCACCGAGGCCATGGCGTTGCCGGAACCCGGATCCTGGCGGAAGCGGTATTTTGCGGCATCATCCGTCGACCAGTCGACAGTCATCGGATCGACTTCGCTGCCATCAGGCGCAAACAGCCGGATGTGGCTGTCCTTGAGATAGTCGGGGTTCTTCCGCATCAGCGGAATGATGTCCTTGCGCACGATCGAGACCGGCGCGTTCCAGTAAGGATTGACGATGATCTCGTTGATCTTGGAATTGACCACCGGGGTCTGGCGGTCGATCTTGCCGACGATTGCGGTGTGGCGCAGCACGACGCGATCGTTCTCGACCGCCTCGATCTGTGCCGCCGGGATATCGACCAGCACATAACGGCTGCCCAGCGTGCCGGCCTTTTCGCGCAGGCGCTCCAGGTTGGTCTGCAGCTGACCGAGGCGGATCTGCGCCGAAACGTTCATCGCAGCATAGGTGTATTTGCCCATGGCGCCGTCGGCCGGCAGGCCATGGCGCGCCTGGAAGCGCTTGACCGCGGCGTCGACGTAGGAATCGAACGACGTCGAAATGCCGGCGCTCTGCGCCAGGTCGCCCGAAACCATCAGCCGCTTGCGCAGCGGCACCACGTCCGGATCGTCGACGCCAAGCTGCAGCTTCTTGGTCGCCGGCACCTCGCCCCAGCCGCCCTGGGCGACGATGTTCTGATACTGCGCCACCGCCTGTTCGGTGAAGGCGACCGTCTGCAGGCTGAAGATCGGCAGCGTCGAGGCGACCTTGCCGCCCTCCGAGGCGCGGGCATCGAACTGGTCGTCCCAATTGCCGCGGCCCGACGATTTCAGGATATCGTCGATCACATCCTGCGCGCTGGCGGCATTGGCAACCATGGCAACGGCGAGCGCGGAAGCTCCGGAAAGGAAAAGGCGGCGGCTGGTTCTCATGGACGTTCCAGACATTCTTGTCGTGTTTGGCTTCTAGCGTTTGGCTGTTGCAGCGTTCGGCTACGTGCTCGATCCTGGGCGATATCGCCCGCACTCTAAAGTTGGCACTGTTAACAATTAGCCAACCATGACCTGCATCACTGAGCCGTGAAAAGCGGACCGCGATGCGACATTACAGGCGCGCGAACAGCTTTCGCCGCCGCATCACCCGCATCCCCGCTTCCACCGCGAATATGGCGGCAACGTGGCTTACGCCGAATTTGGAAGCGCCGGCGGCTCGAAAAGAAAAGGCCGGTGCTTTTCGGCACCGGCCTGTTGGCTGAGACTTTCCTCCGGCCGCGCTTCTTCCGGCGCAGCTGCTATTCAATGGCCCGCTGATTACATCCGGTAGGCGATGGTGTCGTTCCAGAAGCGGTCGAGGCGCTGCAGCGCGCGGTTCATCTGCTTGAACTCTTCGCTGTTGATGCCGCCGACCTGTTCGATCGAGCCGACATGGCGCTCATAGAGACCGGCGACGACTTCCGCCACTTCATTGCCCTTCGGCGTCAGCGAAACGCGGACCGAACGGCGGTCGATGCGCGAGCGCTGGTGGTTGATGAAGCCGAGATCGACCAGCTTCTTCAGATTGTAGGAGACGTTCGAGCCGAGATAGTAGCCACGCGAGCGCAGCTCGCCGGCGGTCAATTCGGAATTGCCGATATTGAACAGAAGCAGCGCCTGGATGGCATTGATGTCGGAACGGCCGTTGCGGTCGAACTCGTCCTTGATCACGTCAAGCAGACGGCGATGCAAACGCTCCACCAGCTGCAGCGATTCCATGTAAAGCGAACGGATAGCCTCGCGGCGATCGTCGGATACGTTGGCGGTCTTCGCCGCCGGACGCGAATTGATCATTGTCTTTGCCTCTCGTTTGTCGCCCTGGTGATTTTTTGTTTTTCACCTTGATTGCGACACTATCGAATACTCATAAAATTCGACTTAAACGCTAGGGCTAACAAGAGCTTACCGGTAATAGGTTTCGCAAGACGCTTAACGAACGGTCACCCGAGCAAGGATAATTAACCTAAAGATTTAGCCAATGGCTGCGGAGCGGCGTTTCAGGCGCGCGCGGGGCGCTTGCGCATCCAGATAACGACGCGGAAGGCGATGTAGAGCAGCGCCACCGCGGCATGCGAGAAGACGATCAGCGGCCGGTGGCCGTAGAGATCGGGGAAGCCGGCATACATGATGGTCTCGGTCACCGCGCAGATGAACCAGATCACCGGGCCCCATGACGCCAGCATCCACAGGCCGGCGGCGGCGAAGGGGAAGAACACGGCCAG
This region of Mesorhizobium sp. C432A genomic DNA includes:
- a CDS encoding L,D-transpeptidase family protein; translated protein: MRTSRRLFLSGASALAVAMVANAASAQDVIDDILKSSGRGNWDDQFDARASEGGKVASTLPIFSLQTVAFTEQAVAQYQNIVAQGGWGEVPATKKLQLGVDDPDVVPLRKRLMVSGDLAQSAGISTSFDSYVDAAVKRFQARHGLPADGAMGKYTYAAMNVSAQIRLGQLQTNLERLREKAGTLGSRYVLVDIPAAQIEAVENDRVVLRHTAIVGKIDRQTPVVNSKINEIIVNPYWNAPVSIVRKDIIPLMRKNPDYLKDSHIRLFAPDGSEVDPMTVDWSTDDAAKYRFRQDPGSGNAMASVKINFPSPDGVYMHDTPQQSLFGKMMRFDSSGCVRVQNVRDLVTWILRDTPGWDRQHFEATIKTGENTPVQVVNPVPVHFLYVSAWSTGPGVVQFRDDVYALDGASELQITSSL
- a CDS encoding winged helix DNA-binding protein, whose translation is MINSRPAAKTANVSDDRREAIRSLYMESLQLVERLHRRLLDVIKDEFDRNGRSDINAIQALLLFNIGNSELTAGELRSRGYYLGSNVSYNLKKLVDLGFINHQRSRIDRRSVRVSLTPKGNEVAEVVAGLYERHVGSIEQVGGINSEEFKQMNRALQRLDRFWNDTIAYRM
- a CDS encoding DUF6163 family protein — encoded protein: MSEVTSRRIVLQPSGVEIIFAWFQRVIAGYCLLFGILYWIRLIGFYPGPLWRFDLMPVHWQVVAVMLAVFFPFAAAGLWMLASWGPVIWFICAVTETIMYAGFPDLYGHRPLIVFSHAAVALLYIAFRVVIWMRKRPARA